The Episyrphus balteatus chromosome 4, idEpiBalt1.1, whole genome shotgun sequence genome includes a window with the following:
- the LOC129919229 gene encoding uncharacterized protein LOC129919229: protein MQNLHGVTLPIWFVGSEPGVIISKNANGDTVIGGFIGQFFNSFVKKHNARLNTSNIDTSISVRDFYPRVVNGTVEILSGFALRVTIPAIFYSYPIIHYDWCLMLPIEPKIPIYKVFAFIFHWEAFVLTVLIFILLSISMSVAVRIKSGPHRTFNLFDFLFNIDCFRGMLGESLSEEQNASCSTKIIYSLIFLLGIMIFTSYDAFLQSFMTEPPTENIIRSFDQLQSSGLKIYIYETNFNLLLNLRPDLKKYSNIFDVESNYKTFLKYRDGLSTKHGHALNQVKWEFYKNQQSFFSQQLFRWSDELFIVRNIMSCFGLNENSIYRNILNSHIFQVQSAGLMDYWMKKAFNELLDIGRVKKLNFTINESPHPLRVEDLKWIWILIGFMYLVATLKFVGEIFVFKLRKRERI from the coding sequence ATGCAGAATCTTCATGGCGTAACATTGCCAATTTGGTTCGTTGGATCAGAACCAGGAGTGATCATCTCAAAAAATGCTAACGGAGACACTGTTATTGGTGGTTTTATTGGacaatttttcaattcttttgttaaaaaacacaatgCTCGATTGAATACTTCAAACATTGATACATCAATTTCAGTTCGTGATTTCTATCCACGTGTTGTGAATGGAACAGTGGAGATATTGAGTGGTTTTGCTTTGCGCGTAACAATTCCAGCAATCTTTTACTCGTATCCGATTATCCATTATGATTGGTGTCTGATGCTTCCCATAGAACCGAAAATACCTATTTATAAAGTATTTGCCTTTATTTTCCATTGGGAGGCGTTCGTTCTTACAGTTTTGATATTCATTTTGCTGTCTATTTCAATGTCAGTAGCTGTTAGGATCAAATCAGGACCTCATCGAACTTTCAATTTGTTCGATTTCCTATTTAACATTGATTGTTTTCGGGGAATGCTTGGAGAATCATTATCGGAGGAACAAAACGCTTCTTGCAGTACAAAAATCATCTATTCACTGATCTTTTTGTTAGGAATCATGATATTTACTTCATACGATGCATTTCTTCAGTCCTTCATGACAGAACCACCAACGGAAAATATAATCAGATCCTTCGATCAATTACAATCATCTGGCTTAAAGATCTACATTTATGAAACAAACTTCaatcttttattaaatttacgaCCTGATTTGAAGAAGTATTCAAATATATTTGATGTTGAAAGcaattataaaacatttttaaaatatagagATGGTCTTAGCACAAAGCATGGTCATGCATTAAATCAAGTCAAATgggaattttataaaaatcaacaaagtttttttaGTCAACAACTGTTTCGTTGGTCTGATGAATTGTTTATTGTTAGAAATATAATGTCatgttttggtttaaatgaaaattcaatctATAGAAATATATTGAATTCACATATTTTCCAAGTACAATCAGCTGGATTGATGGATTATTGGATGAAAAAAGCATTTAATGAATTACTTGATATTGGAAGAGTTAAAAAGTTGAACTTTACTATCAATGAGAGTCCTCATCCGCTAAGAGTTGAAGACTTAAAATGGATTTGGATACTGATAGGATTTATGTATTTGGTCGCTACTTTAAAATTTGTTGGAGAAATTTTTGTCTTTAAATTGAGAAAACGGGAACGTATTTAg